A window from Tenacibaculum singaporense encodes these proteins:
- a CDS encoding transglutaminase domain-containing protein, with translation MKKTLSFLLLLLFFSNISFSQDLTKVDKIMYSYNGITSIKELSERIDYDFKTDIEKVRAIYTWIALNIEYDYFPSKLLKSPELFVFNNDGDLKRIKQRKIRQAAQKTFKTKKGVCIGFAYLFHNICNLINIKSELIYGYTRTSADRIGIIPEEKNHVWNAVKINNEWILMDVTFGSGYLYKNVWQRHLNLEYFNVKRSKLRLTHFPADIKWHTFLNQKPLKEFCYAPLYKKGFQKNKLEVLAPKSGKIVTSNNNRIHIKLKKTDKIKDVKYLFSSNYKIHNAQIINKEAFSSIYLKPPKKNTTLHIYVNNELSLEYKVKVN, from the coding sequence ATGAAAAAAACTTTATCTTTTCTTCTTTTACTTCTTTTCTTTAGTAATATTTCATTTTCTCAAGACTTAACTAAGGTTGATAAAATCATGTATTCTTATAATGGGATAACTTCTATCAAGGAACTATCTGAAAGAATAGATTATGATTTTAAAACTGATATAGAAAAAGTAAGGGCTATTTATACATGGATTGCTCTAAATATTGAGTATGATTATTTTCCTTCTAAACTATTAAAATCTCCTGAACTTTTTGTTTTTAACAATGATGGTGATTTAAAAAGAATAAAACAAAGAAAAATAAGGCAGGCGGCACAAAAAACATTTAAGACAAAAAAAGGGGTTTGCATAGGTTTTGCCTATCTCTTCCATAATATTTGTAACCTAATTAATATTAAAAGTGAATTAATTTATGGTTATACAAGAACTTCTGCTGATAGAATTGGGATAATTCCTGAGGAAAAAAATCATGTATGGAATGCCGTCAAAATAAATAATGAATGGATTCTAATGGATGTTACTTTTGGTTCTGGGTACTTATATAAAAATGTATGGCAAAGACATCTTAACTTAGAGTATTTTAATGTAAAAAGAAGTAAACTTAGGCTAACTCATTTTCCGGCTGATATTAAATGGCATACATTTTTAAACCAAAAACCTTTAAAAGAATTCTGTTATGCTCCTCTATACAAAAAAGGCTTTCAAAAAAACAAACTAGAAGTTTTAGCTCCTAAATCAGGTAAGATTGTTACAAGTAATAATAACAGAATTCATATAAAACTAAAAAAGACAGATAAAATAAAAGATGTAAAATATTTATTTTCTAGCAACTACAAAATACATAATGCACAGATTATTAACAAAGAAGCTTTCTCTTCAATTTATCTTAAACCTCCTAAAAAAAATACAACCTTACATATATATGTAAATAATGAACTATCATTAGAATATAAAGTTAAAGTTAATTAG
- a CDS encoding DUF1801 domain-containing protein, with translation MKPAEEYILKQPEPFKSILLHLQVLIESNFQNLELKYKWKIPVYYMNGKQLCYINASHKKGFVDVGFWAKGILQDFDAFLVSEGRTVVKSLRYTSVEEINEEILLQVIEEVSKHNHKSFWRKAN, from the coding sequence ATGAAACCAGCCGAAGAATACATACTCAAACAACCCGAACCATTCAAGTCTATTTTACTGCATCTACAAGTATTAATAGAAAGTAATTTTCAGAATTTAGAGCTAAAGTATAAGTGGAAAATACCAGTATATTATATGAATGGTAAGCAGTTGTGCTACATTAATGCATCCCATAAAAAAGGATTTGTAGATGTTGGTTTTTGGGCAAAAGGTATTTTACAGGATTTTGATGCTTTTTTAGTTTCAGAAGGGAGAACGGTGGTAAAATCACTTCGTTATACTTCAGTAGAAGAAATTAATGAAGAAATACTACTACAAGTGATTGAGGAAGTTTCAAAACACAATCATAAAAGTTTTTGGAGGAAAGCTAATTAA
- a CDS encoding DUF3820 family protein, which yields MIPDKQFLIDTANMKMPFGKYKGTYLIEIPEYYIVWYKNKGFPKGKLGTMLELVYELKLNGLEDILRKIRQVS from the coding sequence ATGATACCAGACAAACAGTTTTTAATCGACACAGCAAACATGAAAATGCCTTTTGGTAAATATAAAGGAACGTATTTAATTGAAATTCCTGAATATTATATTGTTTGGTATAAAAATAAAGGCTTCCCTAAAGGTAAGTTGGGCACCATGTTAGAACTAGTTTACGAGTTAAAGTTAAATGGACTAGAAGATATTTTGAGGAAAATTCGCCAAGTTTCTTAA
- a CDS encoding NAD(P)-dependent oxidoreductase, translating into MKFGIIKERKNPPDRRVVFSPEKLQEFKEQFPQAEIVVESSDIRVFSDEAYTKAGFEVTNDVSDCDVLLGVKEVPIDNLIPNKKYFFFSHTIKKQPYNRKLLKAMLEKNIEMFDHETIVKENGARLIGFGRYAGLVGAYNGFRALGIREGLFNLPKVETLPDLDAVKAELDKITLPNIKILLTGTGKVAKGAQEILEHLQIKQVSDALYLTSEFTEPVYCIADVMEYAKRKDGKVGDKFEFYKDPTGYESNFMAYAKQTDFFIAGHFYGDGAPYLFTREDVKHPEFRIKYVADISCDIDGPVATTLRASTIADPIYGYNPETESEIDFKDEKAITVMAVDNLPCELPKDASEGFGEMFLEHVIPAFYNDDKDGILARAKMTTNTGKLTERYAYLQDYVDGKE; encoded by the coding sequence ATGAAATTCGGAATTATTAAAGAACGTAAAAATCCACCTGATAGAAGAGTTGTGTTTTCTCCAGAAAAATTGCAAGAGTTTAAAGAACAGTTTCCTCAAGCAGAAATAGTAGTGGAAAGTTCTGATATCCGAGTTTTTTCTGATGAGGCTTACACAAAAGCAGGTTTTGAAGTAACCAATGATGTTTCTGATTGTGATGTGTTATTAGGAGTAAAAGAAGTTCCTATTGACAATTTAATTCCAAATAAAAAATACTTTTTCTTCAGTCATACTATTAAGAAGCAACCGTACAATCGAAAGTTGTTAAAAGCGATGTTAGAGAAAAACATTGAAATGTTCGATCATGAAACTATCGTAAAAGAAAATGGAGCCCGTTTAATTGGTTTTGGTCGTTATGCTGGTTTGGTTGGAGCTTACAATGGCTTTAGAGCCTTAGGCATACGTGAAGGATTGTTCAATTTACCCAAAGTAGAAACGTTACCCGATCTAGATGCTGTAAAAGCTGAATTGGATAAAATTACTTTACCAAATATCAAAATTTTACTAACAGGAACAGGAAAAGTAGCTAAAGGAGCCCAAGAAATTTTAGAACATTTACAAATTAAGCAAGTAAGCGATGCTTTATATTTAACAAGTGAGTTTACTGAACCTGTATATTGTATAGCCGATGTTATGGAGTATGCAAAACGAAAAGATGGTAAAGTAGGTGATAAGTTTGAATTTTATAAAGATCCAACAGGTTACGAAAGTAATTTTATGGCGTATGCGAAACAAACTGATTTCTTTATAGCGGGTCATTTTTATGGAGATGGAGCTCCGTATTTATTTACACGTGAAGATGTAAAACACCCTGAGTTTAGAATAAAGTATGTAGCAGATATTTCATGTGATATTGATGGACCAGTAGCGACAACACTTCGTGCGTCAACAATTGCAGATCCTATTTACGGCTACAACCCAGAAACAGAATCAGAAATTGATTTTAAAGACGAAAAAGCCATCACGGTAATGGCAGTAGACAATTTACCTTGTGAGTTACCAAAAGATGCTAGTGAAGGTTTTGGAGAAATGTTTTTAGAGCATGTAATTCCGGCATTTTATAATGATGATAAAGACGGAATTTTAGCTCGTGCAAAAATGACAACAAATACTGGTAAATTAACCGAACGTTATGCATATTTGCAGGATTACGTAGACGGAAAAGAATAA